The DNA sequence GGCAAGAAATTAAATTGGTCTTGCAAGGGCAAAAATAGAAAAGTTTTAAATAGTGAAATAGTATATAAAAATCTTCAAAAAAAATTTGGAGATAACACAGAATCTGTCTGCTCGGTGTTCTCTGTGTTAACTATTTTTTTCATTCGCACTATATCTGAAATCAAGCACATAAACCCTTATTCTGAATAATGTCTATACTGTTTTTTTTACCCCAATCCTAAAAGGGGAGTTTGAAAGACCTCCCAGTGAGAAGGTGAGACAAGGAGAAAGTGTGCAGGTGCACTCTCTCACTTTCCCACTCTCTCACCAGCTCACTTTCTCCCTTTAGGGCAGGGGCTCTCAAATCAACTTATTATCCACCGCATAGCGAATTAAATCTGAATTGGTTTCCATTTTCATTTTATCCAGGGCACGCGTGCGGAAGGTGCTCACCGTGGGGATGCTCAGCGAAACCTCTTTCGCAATCTGCGAAACAGTTTTTCCCTTTGCAAGGTGAATAAACGTTTCATATTCGCGGTCAGACAGATGTTCATGCGGGGCTTTTCCAGAAGGGTTTTCCAGTTGTTCGGCAAGGAGTTCAGCCACGCGCGGGGAAATGTATTTCTTGCCGCTCAAAATCTGGTGAATGGCTTTCACCAAGTCCGTATCTGCCGCGTCTTTTGATAAATATCCCCATGCACCTGATTTGAACGTTCGCACGGCAATCTGCTCTTCCGCGTGCATGCTTAAAACCAGAACGGGGAGCATGTTTTTTTCTTCTTTCAACTGATGAAGCACTTCCAGCCCGCTTCTGCCGGGCATGTTGATAT is a window from the Bacteroidota bacterium genome containing:
- a CDS encoding response regulator transcription factor gives rise to the protein MKKILIADDHQVVRKGLKQILEDEFSDVEFGEAENAAETLQKVSEKKWDLLILDINMPGRSGLEVLHQLKEEKNMLPVLVLSMHAEEQIAVRTFKSGAWGYLSKDAADTDLVKAIHQILSGKKYISPRVAELLAEQLENPSGKAPHEHLSDREYETFIHLAKGKTVSQIAKEVSLSIPTVSTFRTRALDKMKMETNSDLIRYAVDNKLI